From a single Sulfolobus sp. E5-1-F genomic region:
- the ilvC gene encoding ketol-acid reductoisomerase gives MKSMSKIYTDKDSNLDVIKGKRIAVLGYGSQGRAWAQNLRDSGLNVVVGLEREGKSWELAKSDGITPLHTKDAVKDADIIIFLVPDMVQRTLWLESVQPYMKKGADLVFAHGFNIHYKLIEPPKDSDVYMIAPKGPGPTVREYYKAGGGVPALVAVHQDVSGTALQKALAIAKGIGATRAGVIQTTFKEETETDLFGEQVILVGGIMELMKAAFETLVEEGYQPEVAYFETINELKMLVDLVYEKGITGMLKAVSDTAKYGGMTVGKFVINEDVRKRMKEALQRIKSGKFAEEWVEEYGRGMPTVINGLSQVQNSLEEKTGNQLKDLIQKGKPKS, from the coding sequence GTGAAGTCTATGTCAAAGATCTACACTGATAAAGATAGTAATTTAGACGTAATTAAGGGAAAGAGAATAGCGGTCTTAGGCTATGGGAGCCAAGGAAGGGCTTGGGCTCAGAACTTAAGGGATTCTGGATTAAATGTCGTAGTAGGGTTAGAAAGAGAAGGAAAATCGTGGGAATTGGCTAAGAGTGATGGAATAACTCCACTTCATACTAAGGATGCAGTTAAGGATGCTGACATAATAATCTTCTTGGTACCAGATATGGTTCAGAGAACACTGTGGTTAGAAAGTGTGCAACCTTATATGAAAAAAGGTGCAGATCTAGTATTTGCACATGGATTTAACATTCACTACAAATTAATCGAGCCACCTAAAGATTCAGACGTATATATGATAGCTCCTAAGGGTCCAGGTCCTACGGTTAGAGAGTACTATAAGGCTGGAGGTGGTGTTCCAGCTTTAGTTGCAGTACATCAAGATGTAAGTGGTACAGCTCTTCAAAAAGCATTAGCAATAGCTAAGGGTATAGGTGCTACCAGGGCTGGTGTAATTCAGACTACCTTTAAGGAAGAGACTGAGACTGACTTATTTGGAGAGCAAGTAATACTTGTCGGAGGAATAATGGAACTGATGAAGGCTGCATTCGAAACCTTAGTAGAGGAAGGATACCAACCAGAAGTAGCATACTTTGAAACTATAAATGAGCTTAAGATGTTAGTAGATTTAGTATATGAAAAGGGAATTACTGGTATGTTAAAAGCAGTATCGGATACTGCAAAGTATGGTGGTATGACAGTAGGAAAATTTGTAATAAACGAGGATGTAAGAAAAAGAATGAAAGAAGCTCTACAGAGAATAAAGAGTGGTAAATTTGCTGAAGAATGGGTAGAGGAGTATGGCAGAGGTATGCCAACAGTAATCAACGGTCTCTCACAAGTTCAGAACAGTTTAGAAGAAAAGACCGGTAATCAACTAAAAGATCTGATCCAAAAAGGAAAACCTAAAAGCTAA
- a CDS encoding V-type ATP synthase subunit K (produces ATP from ADP in the presence of a proton gradient across the membrane; the K subunit is a nonenzymatic component which binds the dimeric form by interacting with the G and E subunits) produces MKRASLILSVLLPIIISGVIATAQAPSETAQGFAGINIGAGLAVGLAAIGAGIAVGMAAAAGVGVLTERRDMFGTVLIFVAIGEGIAVYGILFAVLMLFGKF; encoded by the coding sequence ATGAAGAGAGCGAGTTTGATCCTATCCGTCCTATTACCAATAATAATAAGCGGTGTAATAGCGACAGCACAAGCACCGTCAGAAACTGCTCAAGGTTTTGCAGGCATTAACATAGGTGCGGGATTAGCAGTTGGATTAGCTGCAATAGGTGCTGGAATAGCGGTAGGTATGGCTGCTGCAGCTGGAGTAGGTGTGTTGACAGAAAGAAGAGATATGTTCGGTACAGTTCTAATTTTCGTAGCAATAGGTGAAGGAATAGCGGTATATGGAATCCTATTCGCTGTACTAATGCTCTTCGGTAAGTTCTAA
- a CDS encoding V-type ATP synthase subunit D: MSQKVLPTKINLIQFRRQLRLITVIKRLLENKREVLLLYLRTYVSQYEKIYNEVNEEMKKVYENYLQAVASEGISNIKEIALSQKPSLEVSSAIKVIFGVRVPTIKLDKSTIPPKPFSDVETSPYLSESYEEMTEALNKIIELVELESTIRSLVSELRKTQRLINSIDNYILPFYRGSIKFIKQILEDRQREEFSRLKIIRRILQRRRESGSG; encoded by the coding sequence ATGAGTCAAAAAGTTTTGCCAACTAAGATAAATTTGATACAATTCAGAAGACAATTAAGACTTATTACAGTTATAAAAAGATTATTGGAAAATAAGAGAGAAGTTTTGCTTCTCTATTTAAGAACTTATGTATCTCAATACGAAAAAATTTACAATGAAGTAAATGAAGAGATGAAAAAAGTGTACGAAAACTATCTACAAGCAGTAGCATCAGAAGGAATTTCTAACATAAAGGAAATAGCTCTTTCACAAAAACCTAGCCTAGAGGTTAGTAGCGCAATAAAAGTAATTTTTGGAGTGAGAGTTCCGACGATAAAATTAGACAAATCCACCATTCCGCCAAAACCTTTCAGTGATGTTGAAACATCACCTTATTTATCTGAATCTTATGAGGAGATGACTGAAGCCTTGAACAAGATTATCGAATTAGTTGAACTAGAGTCAACTATAAGATCGTTAGTTTCTGAGTTAAGAAAAACTCAGAGGCTTATTAATTCGATAGACAATTATATATTACCATTTTATAGAGGATCTATAAAGTTCATTAAGCAGATTTTAGAAGATAGGCAAAGAGAAGAATTCTCAAGACTTAAAATTATAAGAAGAATATTACAGAGGAGGAGGGAAAGTGGATCAGGATAA
- a CDS encoding 30S ribosomal protein S26e yields the protein MPKKRENRGRRKGDKGHVGYISCDQCGARVPEDKAVCVTKMYSPVDASLASELEKKGAIIARYPVTKCYCVNCAVFLGIIKIRAESERKQKARLR from the coding sequence TTGCCAAAGAAGAGAGAGAACAGAGGAAGAAGAAAAGGGGATAAGGGACATGTTGGTTATATAAGTTGTGATCAGTGTGGTGCTAGGGTACCAGAGGATAAGGCTGTATGCGTTACAAAAATGTACAGTCCAGTTGACGCTTCATTAGCATCTGAGTTAGAGAAGAAAGGCGCAATAATTGCCAGATATCCAGTGACTAAATGTTATTGTGTAAATTGTGCAGTATTTCTGGGAATCATTAAAATAAGGGCAGAAAGTGAAAGAAAACAAAAAGCTCGTTTAAGATAG
- the hjc gene encoding Holliday junction resolvase Hjc: MNTKKRKGSAIERNIVSKLRDKGFAVVRAPASGSKRKDSIPDIIALKNGVIILIEMKSSKDKEGKIYVRREQAEGIMDFARKSGGTLFLGVKKPGVLKFIPFNKLRRTETGNYVADSEVEGLDLEDLVRLVEAKVSRTLDNFL; encoded by the coding sequence ATGAACACTAAAAAGAGGAAAGGTTCTGCAATAGAACGGAATATCGTAAGCAAGTTAAGGGATAAGGGTTTTGCTGTAGTAAGAGCACCAGCAAGTGGAAGTAAGAGAAAAGACTCTATACCAGATATTATCGCCTTAAAGAATGGTGTTATTATTCTAATAGAAATGAAAAGTAGTAAAGATAAAGAAGGAAAAATTTATGTTAGAAGAGAGCAAGCTGAAGGTATTATGGATTTTGCAAGAAAAAGTGGAGGGACTTTATTTTTAGGAGTTAAGAAGCCTGGCGTTTTGAAGTTCATACCATTTAATAAGTTAAGAAGAACTGAGACGGGAAATTATGTTGCTGACTCTGAGGTAGAAGGGTTAGACTTAGAAGATTTGGTAAGATTAGTAGAAGCAAAGGTGAGCAGAACGCTAGATAATTTTCTCTAA
- a CDS encoding ATP synthase subunit A — MDNGRIVRINGPLVVADNMRNAQMYEVVEVGEPRLIGEITRIEGDRAFIQVYEDTSGIKPNEPVYRTGAPLSIELGPGLIGKIFDGLQRPLDSIKELTKSPFIARGIKVPSIDRKTKWHFIPKVKKGDKIEGGDIIGIVNETPLVEHRILVPPYIHGTLKEIVAEGDYTVEESVAIVDMNGDEVPIKLMQKWPVRIPRPFKEKLEPTEPLLTGTRVLDTIFPIAKGGTAAIPGPFGSGKTVTLQSLAKWSAAKIVIYVGCGERGNEMTDELRQFPSLKDPWTGRPLLERTILVANTSNMPVAAREASIYVGITMAEYFRDQGYDTLLVADSTSRWAEALRDLGGRMEEMPAEEGFPSYLPSRLAEYYERAGRIKTIGKPERFGSVTVASAVSPPGGDFTEPVTSQTLRFVKVFWPLDVSLAQARHYPAINWLQGFSAYVDLVANWWNSNVDPKWREMRDMMVRTLIREDELRQIVRLVGPESLAEKDKLVLETARLIKEAFLKQNAYDDIDAFSSPQKQARIMRLIYLFNTHASRLVERGIPTKKIVDSMGQLLPEIIRSKAAIKNDELNKYDELERKLISVFENLEKEAGA; from the coding sequence ATGGATAATGGAAGGATTGTTAGGATAAATGGTCCATTAGTTGTAGCAGATAATATGAGAAATGCACAGATGTATGAAGTAGTGGAAGTAGGAGAACCTAGATTAATCGGAGAGATTACTAGAATAGAAGGAGATAGAGCATTCATACAAGTTTATGAAGATACTAGCGGAATAAAACCAAATGAACCAGTATACAGAACAGGTGCGCCACTATCTATAGAGCTGGGTCCGGGCTTAATAGGAAAAATATTTGATGGGTTACAAAGACCATTAGATTCAATTAAAGAACTTACAAAATCTCCCTTTATAGCAAGAGGCATAAAGGTTCCATCAATTGATAGAAAAACTAAGTGGCACTTTATACCCAAAGTTAAAAAAGGAGATAAGATCGAAGGTGGAGATATAATAGGAATTGTAAACGAAACTCCATTAGTAGAGCATAGAATTTTAGTTCCTCCTTATATTCACGGCACCTTAAAGGAAATTGTCGCTGAGGGAGATTATACAGTTGAAGAATCAGTAGCAATTGTTGATATGAATGGAGATGAGGTACCAATAAAGTTGATGCAAAAGTGGCCAGTTAGAATTCCTAGACCATTTAAAGAGAAGCTAGAGCCAACTGAGCCACTGTTAACTGGAACCAGGGTACTGGATACGATATTCCCAATAGCCAAAGGAGGTACAGCCGCAATACCTGGACCTTTCGGAAGTGGAAAAACAGTTACGTTACAGAGTTTAGCTAAGTGGAGTGCCGCAAAAATAGTAATTTATGTGGGATGTGGAGAGAGAGGAAACGAGATGACAGATGAGTTAAGACAATTCCCAAGTCTTAAAGATCCTTGGACTGGTAGACCATTGTTAGAAAGAACAATATTAGTTGCTAATACAAGTAATATGCCAGTAGCTGCTAGGGAAGCGAGCATATATGTAGGTATTACCATGGCGGAGTATTTCAGAGATCAAGGGTACGATACATTGTTGGTTGCAGATTCAACTTCAAGGTGGGCAGAAGCTCTAAGAGATTTAGGAGGAAGAATGGAGGAAATGCCGGCGGAAGAGGGATTCCCAAGTTATTTACCCTCAAGGCTCGCGGAATATTATGAGAGAGCTGGGAGAATCAAAACAATAGGAAAACCAGAAAGGTTTGGTTCAGTTACCGTTGCCTCTGCAGTTTCTCCACCTGGCGGAGATTTCACAGAACCAGTTACGAGTCAAACGCTGAGATTCGTAAAAGTATTCTGGCCTTTAGATGTATCATTAGCACAGGCCAGACACTATCCTGCCATTAACTGGCTTCAAGGATTCTCAGCATATGTTGACTTAGTTGCCAATTGGTGGAATAGTAATGTGGATCCGAAATGGAGAGAAATGAGGGACATGATGGTGAGGACATTAATTAGGGAAGACGAGTTAAGACAAATAGTAAGACTAGTTGGACCAGAATCTCTAGCAGAAAAGGATAAATTAGTACTTGAGACTGCAAGGTTAATTAAAGAGGCTTTCTTAAAGCAAAACGCCTATGATGATATAGACGCATTCTCTTCTCCACAGAAGCAAGCTAGAATAATGAGATTAATTTACTTATTCAACACGCATGCTTCTAGATTAGTTGAAAGAGGAATTCCTACAAAGAAAATAGTAGATAGTATGGGACAACTCTTACCAGAAATTATCAGATCGAAAGCAGCAATCAAAAATGATGAGTTAAATAAGTATGATGAATTAGAGAGAAAATTAATTAGCGTCTTTGAGAATTTGGAAAAGGAGGCTGGTGCTTAA
- a CDS encoding PINc/VapC family ATPase: protein MLDKSALLFGVSKYLEKGIITGNVLIHKSLLAELERESNDGLVSAEIALDEVKKVKDITERILVSFEIVGENSKKGEANELSREYCLEKGCIIVTADEIQKKICDAMGLQYSFLQPLEQGLSFENFFDDETMSVHIKEDTVPRAKKGKPGNWKFVNLSDRPMLSTDVRRIANEIINAVRLIKGSFIEIERKGSLIIQLGNYRVVITRPPLSDGWEITITRPVVRKRLEEYNLDERLIKRLEERAEGIIIAGAPGMGKTTFAQALAEYYMRLGKIVKTIESPRDMHLPPEITQYSKNYAEIGELHDILLLSRPDYTVYDEMRNDEDFKLYVDLRLAGVGMVGVVHATSPIDAIHRFVNRVDIGTIPNILDTLIFINSGNVSKVYTLEITVKVPAGLKEADLARPVVEIKDLSTGNTEYEIYVFGEQTMIVPVNRGITMNNMEFRISKIVNNIIPNATVKYEDGEYVIVIPKEEIGKYNRKLVQRLKRLEKKNNIKIKIKLSD from the coding sequence ATGCTAGATAAAAGTGCTTTATTATTTGGAGTTTCGAAATATCTTGAGAAGGGAATAATAACTGGTAATGTGCTAATTCATAAATCGCTCTTGGCTGAGCTTGAAAGAGAAAGTAATGATGGTTTGGTTAGTGCTGAAATAGCGCTTGATGAAGTGAAGAAGGTAAAAGATATAACAGAAAGAATTCTAGTTAGCTTTGAGATAGTCGGTGAAAATTCGAAAAAAGGAGAAGCTAATGAATTGTCTCGTGAATATTGTCTAGAGAAAGGTTGCATAATTGTCACTGCAGATGAGATTCAGAAAAAGATTTGCGACGCAATGGGATTACAGTATAGCTTTTTACAGCCATTGGAGCAAGGTTTATCATTTGAAAATTTCTTTGATGACGAAACGATGAGTGTGCACATAAAAGAGGATACTGTTCCGAGAGCTAAAAAGGGCAAGCCAGGAAATTGGAAATTTGTAAATCTTTCGGATAGGCCCATGTTATCAACTGATGTAAGAAGGATAGCTAACGAGATAATTAACGCTGTTAGACTCATAAAAGGCTCCTTTATAGAAATAGAGAGAAAAGGCTCTCTTATTATCCAATTAGGCAACTACAGAGTAGTAATAACTAGACCACCCTTAAGTGATGGATGGGAAATAACTATAACTAGACCAGTAGTTAGGAAAAGATTAGAGGAGTATAATTTAGATGAACGATTAATAAAGAGATTAGAAGAAAGAGCAGAGGGCATAATCATAGCAGGAGCACCTGGTATGGGAAAAACAACATTTGCACAAGCATTAGCAGAATACTATATGAGGTTAGGAAAGATAGTGAAAACCATAGAATCTCCAAGAGATATGCACTTACCTCCTGAGATAACACAATATTCTAAAAATTATGCCGAAATTGGAGAGCTTCATGATATTTTACTATTGAGTAGACCGGACTATACAGTATATGATGAGATGAGGAATGATGAGGATTTTAAACTTTATGTTGATCTTCGTCTTGCTGGCGTAGGAATGGTAGGAGTTGTTCATGCCACCTCACCTATTGATGCTATACATAGATTTGTAAATAGAGTTGATATAGGTACAATACCAAATATCTTGGATACTTTAATATTCATAAATTCTGGAAATGTAAGCAAAGTTTACACTTTAGAAATTACAGTAAAGGTACCAGCAGGGTTAAAGGAAGCTGATCTTGCAAGACCAGTCGTTGAAATAAAAGACTTGTCTACCGGGAATACTGAGTATGAGATCTATGTGTTTGGTGAACAGACAATGATAGTACCGGTGAATAGAGGAATAACAATGAATAATATGGAATTTAGAATATCGAAGATTGTTAATAATATAATCCCAAATGCCACAGTAAAGTATGAGGATGGAGAGTATGTTATCGTAATTCCAAAAGAGGAGATAGGAAAATACAACAGGAAATTAGTACAACGGTTAAAGAGACTCGAGAAAAAGAACAATATAAAGATAAAGATAAAACTATCAGATTAG
- the pdxS gene encoding pyridoxal 5'-phosphate synthase lyase subunit PdxS, translated as MRLYELSFAQIEDFFYKLAEVKDIIKDNGLMEFLPELKKLDSVIQTGTTRVKHAFPIFQKGGVIMDVTNVQQAQIAEEAGAVAVMVLDKLPYDVRKSGGVARMADPKIIEEVMNSITIPVMAKVRIGHYYEAKLLEALGVDMIDESEVLTPADEEHHINKWEFSVPFVNGARNLGEALRRTAEGASMIRTKGEAGTGNVSEAVKHIKIINSEIRSLISMSEEDRVKKAREYQVPYQIVELTAKIKRLPIVNFAAGGIATPADAALMMWLGADGLFVGSGIFKSQDPDERAKAIVLAAACWEYPEIVLEAQKMISEQKSMMGIDIKSLKPEELLQVRGL; from the coding sequence ATGAGGCTTTATGAGTTATCTTTTGCACAAATTGAAGATTTTTTCTACAAACTAGCAGAAGTTAAAGATATTATAAAGGATAATGGGTTAATGGAATTTCTACCAGAATTAAAAAAATTGGATTCAGTAATTCAAACTGGGACTACTAGAGTAAAGCATGCATTTCCAATCTTTCAAAAAGGAGGAGTTATAATGGATGTTACAAACGTTCAGCAAGCTCAGATAGCGGAAGAAGCGGGTGCTGTCGCCGTAATGGTTTTAGACAAGTTACCTTATGACGTTAGAAAGTCAGGTGGAGTTGCAAGAATGGCGGATCCTAAGATAATTGAGGAGGTAATGAATTCAATAACAATACCAGTAATGGCAAAGGTAAGAATAGGTCATTATTATGAGGCTAAGCTACTAGAAGCGTTAGGTGTTGATATGATAGATGAAAGTGAGGTCTTAACACCAGCTGATGAGGAACATCATATAAATAAATGGGAATTTAGCGTACCATTTGTCAATGGTGCTAGAAACCTAGGAGAAGCACTAAGAAGAACAGCGGAAGGTGCATCAATGATAAGAACTAAGGGTGAAGCAGGTACTGGAAATGTCAGTGAGGCAGTAAAACACATTAAGATAATAAATAGTGAGATAAGAAGCTTGATAAGCATGTCGGAGGAAGATAGAGTCAAAAAAGCAAGGGAATATCAAGTTCCTTACCAGATAGTTGAGCTTACTGCAAAAATTAAGAGATTACCAATTGTTAACTTCGCTGCCGGAGGTATAGCGACACCAGCTGATGCTGCGCTAATGATGTGGTTGGGTGCTGATGGATTATTTGTTGGTTCTGGTATATTTAAGAGTCAAGACCCAGATGAAAGAGCCAAAGCAATAGTACTAGCAGCAGCTTGCTGGGAATATCCAGAAATTGTATTAGAAGCTCAAAAAATGATAAGTGAACAAAAGAGTATGATGGGAATTGATATAAAATCTCTAAAACCCGAAGAATTGTTACAAGTGAGAGGATTATGA
- the pdxT gene encoding pyridoxal 5'-phosphate synthase glutaminase subunit PdxT → MKIGIIAYQGSFEEHYLQLKRAFDKLSINGEITPVKIPKDLKDIDGIIIPGGESTTIGIVAKKLGILDELKEKITSGLPVMGTCAGAIMLAKEVSDAKVGKTSQPLIGIMDISIIRNYYGRQRESFEAIIDLSKIGKGKANFVFIRAPAITKVWGKAQSLAELNGVTVLAEENNILVTTFHPELSDTTSIHEYFLHLVKG, encoded by the coding sequence ATGAAGATAGGTATAATAGCTTATCAAGGGAGCTTTGAAGAACATTATCTACAGTTAAAGAGGGCCTTTGACAAATTATCAATAAATGGTGAAATAACTCCAGTTAAGATTCCTAAGGATCTGAAAGATATAGATGGAATAATAATACCTGGAGGAGAAAGTACAACAATAGGCATAGTAGCTAAGAAGCTAGGGATATTAGATGAATTGAAAGAGAAGATCACGTCTGGTTTACCGGTTATGGGAACTTGTGCTGGTGCCATAATGCTAGCAAAGGAAGTAAGCGATGCTAAGGTAGGTAAGACATCACAACCGTTGATTGGTATAATGGATATTAGTATAATTAGAAATTATTATGGAAGGCAGAGAGAAAGTTTTGAAGCAATCATCGACTTATCTAAAATAGGTAAGGGCAAAGCCAATTTTGTATTCATTAGAGCCCCAGCAATAACCAAGGTATGGGGGAAGGCTCAAAGCTTGGCTGAGTTAAATGGTGTAACAGTTTTAGCTGAAGAGAATAATATCCTAGTTACTACATTTCACCCTGAATTATCTGATACAACTTCGATTCACGAATATTTCCTACATCTGGTTAAAGGGTAA
- a CDS encoding ATP synthase subunit B — protein MLSVREFSNISMIKGPLVYVQGVTDASYNELVEIEMPNGERRRGLVIDSQMGIAIVQVFEGTTGISPTGTKIRMLGRGLEVKISEEMLGRIFNPLGDPLDNGPPVIKGEKRDINGSPLNPAAREYPEEFIQTGISAIDGLNALLRGQKLPIFSGSGLPANMLAAQIAKQATVRGEESNFAVVFAAIGARYDDALFFRKFFEETGAINRVAMIVSLANEPPVMKTLTPKSALTLAEYLAFEQDMHVLAILIDMTNYCEALREISAAREEVPGRGGYPGYMYTDLATIYERAGKVLGKKGSITQMPILTMPNDDITHPIPDLTGYITEGQIVLDRALYNKGIYPPINVLMSLSRLAKDGIGEGKTRDDHKDVSNQLFASYARAVDTRGLAAIIGEDSLSEVDRKYLLFGELFERKFVSQGFNENRDIETTLDIGWEILSVLPESELTNIKTQYIKKYHPNYRGKK, from the coding sequence ATGTTAAGCGTAAGGGAATTCTCAAACATATCTATGATTAAAGGCCCACTAGTTTATGTTCAAGGAGTGACTGACGCATCATATAATGAGCTAGTGGAAATTGAGATGCCAAATGGTGAAAGAAGAAGAGGTCTAGTTATAGACTCTCAAATGGGAATAGCAATAGTACAAGTTTTTGAAGGAACTACCGGTATTTCGCCTACCGGAACTAAGATAAGGATGTTAGGAAGGGGTTTAGAGGTAAAGATCTCAGAGGAGATGCTAGGGCGTATATTCAATCCATTGGGTGATCCATTAGATAATGGGCCGCCAGTCATTAAAGGGGAAAAGAGAGATATAAACGGATCCCCGCTAAATCCTGCGGCAAGGGAGTATCCAGAAGAGTTTATACAAACAGGAATATCTGCAATAGATGGATTAAACGCGTTATTAAGAGGACAAAAACTACCAATATTTAGTGGTAGCGGATTGCCAGCAAATATGTTAGCTGCTCAAATAGCTAAACAAGCAACCGTAAGGGGAGAAGAAAGTAATTTCGCAGTAGTCTTTGCAGCAATTGGTGCTAGATACGATGATGCATTATTTTTCCGTAAGTTCTTTGAAGAAACGGGCGCTATTAATAGGGTTGCGATGATAGTTAGTTTAGCAAACGAACCGCCCGTAATGAAAACATTAACGCCAAAGAGTGCATTAACGTTAGCGGAATACTTAGCTTTTGAGCAAGATATGCACGTCTTAGCAATATTAATTGATATGACAAACTACTGTGAAGCTTTAAGAGAAATTAGTGCAGCAAGAGAAGAAGTACCTGGAAGAGGTGGATACCCAGGTTATATGTATACTGATTTAGCTACGATCTATGAGAGAGCAGGGAAGGTTCTAGGAAAGAAGGGCTCAATCACTCAAATGCCCATATTGACAATGCCTAACGATGATATAACACATCCAATTCCAGACTTAACAGGTTATATAACTGAAGGACAAATAGTTCTTGATAGGGCTTTATATAACAAGGGTATTTATCCACCTATTAATGTTTTAATGAGTTTATCAAGATTAGCGAAAGATGGTATTGGAGAAGGAAAAACTAGGGATGATCATAAAGATGTTTCAAATCAGTTATTTGCTTCATATGCAAGAGCAGTAGATACTAGAGGATTAGCTGCGATAATAGGCGAGGATTCATTGTCAGAGGTAGATAGGAAATATTTACTATTTGGTGAACTTTTCGAGAGGAAGTTTGTTAGTCAAGGATTTAACGAAAATAGAGATATAGAAACCACGCTAGATATTGGTTGGGAGATTCTATCAGTTTTGCCAGAATCTGAGCTAACAAACATAAAGACCCAATACATAAAGAAGTACCATCCAAACTATAGGGGTAAGAAATGA
- a CDS encoding ATPase yields MDQDKYLQILRSSLEEKKNEILKNINTEYEKLLKNRLSQLDEVKRKVLKELS; encoded by the coding sequence GTGGATCAGGATAAGTATTTACAAATTTTAAGAAGTTCCCTTGAAGAGAAAAAGAATGAAATTTTGAAGAACATAAATACAGAGTATGAAAAGCTGTTAAAAAATAGGCTTAGTCAGTTAGATGAAGTAAAAAGAAAGGTTTTAAAGGAATTGTCATAA
- the proS gene encoding proline--tRNA ligase, translating to MQITREKWSKNFSEWFDWVLREGEFYDYGRYPVKGMGVWMPYGFKLRQNIIGIIRNFLDSTGHEEVLFPLLIPEDLLRRESTHIKGFEEEVFWVTKGGSEDLDIKLALRPTSEVAITTMESLWLKSYKQLPKKYYQIVSVFRYETKATRPMIRLREITTFKEAHTVHETYDDAQRQVDEAIEIYKKIFDSLAIPYIISERPEWDRFAGALHTYAFDTIMPDGKVMQIGTVHHLGQNFSKALDFKIQKKDGSLDYPHQTSYGISDRAIASVIAIHGDDHGPVLPPSVAPIKVVIIPIPAKKEEETQQVMKYSIEVCEMLNNNNITCITDQDTEKTPGEKFYIWEIKGVPIRLEIGPRELNSGTVFIKRRDNLKSYTVKKEEVVNKVREVLNEMQEDLRKRAWEDLKSRIEYSNNIEKAKNILENNAGIVEVPWCGSNECGLKIEELTSARVLGYPIEKRQVNDKCVICKMDAKTVLRIAKTY from the coding sequence GTGCAGATAACTAGAGAGAAGTGGTCGAAAAACTTTAGTGAGTGGTTTGACTGGGTCTTAAGAGAAGGAGAGTTTTACGATTATGGAAGATATCCAGTAAAGGGTATGGGAGTATGGATGCCATATGGATTTAAGTTAAGACAAAATATAATTGGTATCATTAGGAATTTTCTAGACTCTACTGGCCATGAGGAGGTATTATTTCCACTTTTAATCCCAGAAGATCTACTAAGGAGAGAAAGTACACATATTAAAGGATTTGAAGAAGAAGTATTCTGGGTAACCAAAGGAGGAAGCGAGGATTTAGACATTAAACTTGCACTAAGGCCTACAAGCGAAGTTGCGATAACTACAATGGAAAGCTTATGGTTAAAAAGTTATAAACAATTGCCTAAGAAATATTACCAAATTGTAAGTGTCTTTAGATATGAGACTAAGGCTACAAGACCTATGATAAGGTTAAGAGAGATTACAACTTTTAAAGAAGCTCACACGGTTCATGAAACATACGATGATGCTCAGAGACAAGTAGATGAGGCAATAGAAATTTATAAGAAAATATTTGATAGTCTAGCAATCCCATATATCATTTCTGAAAGACCAGAGTGGGATAGATTTGCAGGAGCCTTACACACTTACGCTTTTGATACAATTATGCCGGATGGTAAAGTAATGCAAATAGGAACAGTACATCACTTAGGTCAAAACTTTAGTAAGGCATTAGACTTTAAGATCCAGAAGAAAGATGGTAGTCTCGATTACCCACATCAAACAAGTTATGGTATTTCAGATAGAGCAATAGCTTCAGTAATTGCAATACATGGAGATGACCATGGACCAGTTTTACCTCCTTCAGTAGCTCCAATTAAGGTAGTAATAATACCAATTCCTGCAAAAAAAGAAGAAGAAACCCAACAGGTAATGAAGTACTCAATAGAGGTCTGTGAGATGTTGAACAATAACAATATAACTTGTATTACTGATCAAGATACCGAAAAAACGCCAGGGGAGAAATTCTATATTTGGGAAATTAAAGGAGTTCCGATTAGATTAGAAATAGGTCCTAGAGAACTTAACTCTGGCACAGTATTTATAAAGAGAAGAGATAATCTTAAGTCCTATACAGTGAAGAAAGAAGAAGTTGTCAATAAAGTTAGGGAAGTTCTAAATGAAATGCAAGAGGACTTAAGAAAAAGAGCTTGGGAGGATCTTAAATCTAGAATAGAATACTCAAATAATATCGAAAAGGCTAAAAATATCTTGGAAAATAACGCTGGTATTGTAGAGGTTCCTTGGTGTGGAAGTAACGAGTGTGGTTTAAAAATTGAGGAACTTACCAGTGCGAGAGTACTAGGTTATCCAATAGAGAAGAGACAAGTTAATGATAAGTGTGTAATTTGTAAAATGGATGCAAAAACAGTTCTAAGGATTGCAAAAACTTATTAG